A window of the Corythoichthys intestinalis isolate RoL2023-P3 chromosome 6, ASM3026506v1, whole genome shotgun sequence genome harbors these coding sequences:
- the txndc17 gene encoding thioredoxin domain-containing protein 17, whose translation MTLYELVNVRGYSEFTQAVADRPGKNIFAYFCGDKDEYGKSWCPDCVKAEPILKGAMSALPQDSVFIYCQVGERNYWKDPSNEFKTTLKLTGVPTLLRYGTSEKLVEEQCLKEDLLRMMFTEADD comes from the exons ATGACTCTGTACGAATTGGTGAACGTGCGTGGATACAGCGAATTCACCCAGGCTGTAGCAGACAGGCCGGGCAAGAATATTTTTGCTTACTTCTGTGGCGACAAAGATGAGTACGGCAAGAGCTGGTGTCCAGACTGTGTCAAAG CTGAGCCCATTTTAAAAGGAGCAATGAGTGCCCTTCCCCAAGACTCGGTCTTCATCTACTGTCAAGTTGGTGAAAGGAACTA CTGGAAGGACCCAAGCAATGAGTTCAAGACGACGCTGAAGCTGACTGGAGTGCCCACTCTCCTGCGATATGGCACC TCCGAGAAGCTGGTGGAGGAGCAATGCCTCAAAGAGGATCTGCTGAGGATGATGTTCACTGAAGCTGACGACTGA